The following proteins are co-located in the Streptomyces sp. NBC_00435 genome:
- a CDS encoding M23 family metallopeptidase, which produces MAFGSRPAGSGKHRGSSRLSRKTAGYAGIAALATTGVVGSLAGPAFAADHAPSVEDTGLNTIVVADGLADEIEAQAQSQQRSAEAAAAKAQAETDARQRAAEAKAKAEARAKAEREAAERAAREEERKRLNTFVAPVDGSYVSTQWHAGGGMWSSGSHTGIDFHASSGTPVHAVGLGTVVEAGWGGAYGNNVVIKHADGTYTQYGHMSKLGVSVGQQVTPGQQIGLSGSTGNSSGPHLHFEARTGADYGSDIDPVAYLRTHGVNV; this is translated from the coding sequence CGTCCCGCCGGCTCCGGCAAGCACCGCGGTTCCAGCCGTCTGAGCCGCAAGACCGCCGGCTACGCCGGTATCGCCGCCCTCGCCACCACTGGCGTCGTCGGCTCCCTGGCAGGTCCCGCGTTCGCCGCGGACCACGCCCCTTCCGTCGAGGACACCGGCCTCAACACCATCGTCGTGGCCGACGGGCTGGCGGACGAGATCGAGGCCCAGGCCCAGTCCCAGCAGCGCTCCGCCGAGGCCGCCGCCGCCAAGGCGCAGGCCGAGACCGACGCCAGGCAGCGGGCCGCCGAGGCCAAGGCGAAGGCCGAAGCGCGGGCCAAGGCCGAGCGTGAGGCCGCCGAGCGCGCCGCCCGCGAGGAGGAGCGCAAGCGCCTCAACACCTTCGTCGCCCCGGTCGACGGCTCCTACGTCAGCACCCAGTGGCACGCGGGCGGCGGCATGTGGTCCTCCGGCAGCCACACCGGCATCGACTTCCACGCCAGCTCGGGCACCCCCGTCCACGCCGTCGGCCTGGGCACCGTCGTCGAGGCGGGCTGGGGCGGCGCGTACGGCAACAACGTCGTCATCAAGCACGCCGACGGCACCTACACCCAGTACGGCCACATGTCGAAGCTCGGCGTCTCCGTGGGCCAGCAGGTCACCCCGGGCCAGCAGATCGGCCTCTCGGGCAGCACCGGCAACTCCAGCGGCCCGCACCTGCACTTCGAGGCCCGTACCGGCGCCGACTACGGCTCGGACATCGACCCGGTCGCGTACCTGCGCACGCACGGCGTCAACGTCTGA
- a CDS encoding GntR family transcriptional regulator produces MRIPAHTVCTAIRDDIVSGVFGPGGRLTEEVLARRYGVSRVPVREALRTLESEGFVTTRRHAGACVAEPTEQEAADLLELRMLLEPLAAARAARRRSEAHLRVLRGLVRLGQERARRGQGEDLRSLGGWFHETLAQASGSPGLIALLTQMRHKVAWMYVVEAPVRPVESWAEHGAIVDAVARGDAERARVLTAAHVDRAAGAHRLRVRTLQPAVNTASAPH; encoded by the coding sequence TTGCGTATTCCCGCGCACACGGTATGCACAGCAATCCGCGACGACATCGTCTCCGGGGTGTTCGGACCCGGCGGCCGGCTGACCGAGGAGGTCCTGGCCCGCCGGTACGGAGTCTCGCGCGTTCCGGTGCGCGAGGCGCTGCGCACGCTGGAGTCCGAGGGGTTCGTGACCACCCGCCGGCACGCGGGCGCCTGCGTGGCCGAGCCGACCGAGCAGGAGGCCGCCGACCTCCTCGAGCTGCGGATGCTGCTGGAGCCCCTCGCCGCGGCCCGGGCGGCCCGGCGGCGCTCCGAGGCCCACCTCAGGGTGCTGCGCGGCCTGGTCAGGCTGGGCCAGGAACGCGCCAGGAGGGGGCAGGGGGAGGATCTGCGCTCCCTGGGCGGCTGGTTCCACGAGACGCTCGCGCAGGCCTCGGGCAGCCCAGGACTGATCGCGCTGCTGACCCAGATGCGCCACAAGGTGGCCTGGATGTACGTGGTGGAGGCGCCGGTGCGGCCCGTGGAGTCCTGGGCGGAGCACGGCGCGATCGTGGACGCGGTGGCCCGGGGCGACGCCGAGCGGGCCCGGGTCCTGACCGCGGCGCACGTGGACCGGGCGGCGGGGGCGCACCGACTGCGGGTGAGGACTTTGCAACCTGCCGTAAACACGGCAAGCGCTCCGCATTAA
- a CDS encoding HPr family phosphocarrier protein, whose product MAERRVNVGWAEGLHARPASIFVRATTASGVPVTIAKAGGDPVNAASMLAVLGLGAQGGEEIVLTSDAEGSEAEAALDRLAKLVAEGLEELPETV is encoded by the coding sequence ATGGCAGAGCGCCGCGTCAACGTCGGCTGGGCCGAGGGCCTGCACGCTCGTCCCGCCTCGATCTTCGTCCGCGCGACGACCGCTTCCGGCGTCCCGGTGACCATCGCGAAGGCTGGCGGCGACCCCGTCAACGCCGCCTCCATGCTGGCGGTTCTGGGCCTTGGCGCCCAGGGCGGCGAGGAGATCGTCCTCACGTCCGACGCCGAGGGTTCCGAGGCCGAGGCCGCGCTGGACCGCCTCGCGAAGCTGGTCGCCGAGGGCCTCGAGGAACTCCCCGAGACCGTCTGA